One window from the genome of Microbulbifer sp. ALW1 encodes:
- a CDS encoding discoidin domain-containing protein: MMNQKTQSAHRRRRGAGRRPFGLAMGLAGINLLVTLPLQAQTNLAPGAQLSASSYADVYGAGNANDGNQASYWESANNAFPQSLTADLGSSKSLTSIALKLPTNWESRNQTLSVSGSSDGANYSTIVGSASYQFDQGSGNTVTIPFGATDARYLRVTVTGNTGWPAAQASELEIYGSDSSGSSSSSSSSSSGGSSSSSSSGGSSGGTPSTYPAIDASASASSAVGHLPPSNMTDGNSSSYWESGVGFPQTATFDLGNQYTVDQVTMKLPPDFAWQARTQTITITGSDNGSDFFPVAATQGYSFDPASGNSTFASFAETALRFIRLEVSGNTGWNAGQFSEVEIHGYPDPLPPTVPQNLSISGGTSTTLFLSWDAAALADGYEILRDGQVINNTADTSFADSGLTPSTSYQYAVRAYNQFGTSGDSNSVTGTTQQQGTNPDPTVRGADMPYSIYQAENGVTGGGAQVLTPNRIIGDLAGEASGRSAVTLNNTGAYVEFTTQEDTNTLVTRFSIPDAAGGGGISSSLNVYVNGQFEKALSLTSKHSWLYGNEASPQDNPGAGAPRHIYDEANLMFDRVIPAGSVIRLQKDAGNNSQYAIDFISLENAAPIPNPNPGTFVVPNGFTHQAVQQAITDAASSGAEGVYLPAGNYETNYKFQVTQAPLKIVGAGPWYTRFYTPSSQTNTDAGFAVAQAANGSTFANFAFFGNYVGRIDGPGKVFDFNGVRNMTLDNLWVEHQVCMFWGASVHDTVIKNVRIRNTFADGVNFTNGSSGNHVFNSEARSTGDDSFALFAATDNGGGIVQNNLYENLTAMTPWRAAGLASYGGQGNSFRNIQVEDTLTYSGVTISSLNFGYAFTGFQYTPTTNFEGITILRSGGHFWGDQVFPAMWLFSASSTFRGIRISDLEIVDPTYHGIMFQTKYSGSQHENVFEDTVFTNVTISGAKVDPQYPNRSGFAIWSNPMPEAGQGPAVGNVEFNNLTLFNNVVNIKDESPDFHITINGLNGSSSSSSSSSSSGGSSGTGSSSSSSSSSSGAGSSSSSSSSSSSSSGSGSGSGSGGSSGSPHPEPDGSHGAAMPYHRYDTDAASTGGGAVVRSAPTFDQSQIASEASAQSYIALPASGSYAQWTVRNGEGGAGVTMRFTMPDSGDGMGLNGSLDVYVNGQYAKSIDLTSYFAWQYFSGDHPNDAPGGGRPLFRFDEVHWKLDSPLQAGDVIRIQKGPDAIEYGVDFIEIEDVPAAIARPANAVAVTDFGAVANDGIDDLAAFESAVDQAVATGQSLYIPAGTFHLNDMWRVGSTDNMIQDLTVLGAGIWHTNIQFTNANSASGGISLRILGQLDFSHVYLNSNLRSRYSQNAIYKAFMDNFGNDSYIHNVWVEHFEAGFWVGDYAHNPAIHAENLLIEHSRIRNNLADGVNFAQGTSNSTVRNCNLRNNGDDALAVWTSNYNAAPPGVNNLFTHNTIENNWRAAAVAFFGGSGHKASHNLIVDTVGGSGFRMNTVFPGYHFQNNTGVEFTDSTIIRSGTSQDLYNGERGAIDLEASSNSIRNVTVSRVAIYDTQRSAIQVGYGGGFQNVVFNDIVIDGTGLDGVTTSRFSSPHPGAAFFSYTGNGTVNINNWTTSDVAHPDTIFIQPGFNLLIQ; encoded by the coding sequence ATGATGAATCAGAAAACGCAAAGCGCCCACAGGCGTCGTCGCGGCGCCGGGCGCAGGCCTTTTGGCCTCGCAATGGGCCTGGCCGGGATCAATCTGTTGGTCACCCTGCCCCTGCAGGCACAAACCAATCTCGCACCCGGCGCACAGCTGAGCGCCAGCTCCTACGCCGATGTGTACGGCGCAGGTAACGCCAATGATGGCAACCAGGCCAGTTACTGGGAAAGTGCCAACAACGCATTTCCGCAGTCACTCACCGCGGATCTCGGCAGCAGTAAATCGCTCACCAGTATCGCACTGAAACTGCCGACCAACTGGGAGTCTCGCAACCAGACCCTGAGCGTCAGCGGCAGCAGTGATGGGGCCAATTACAGCACCATCGTTGGCAGTGCCAGTTATCAGTTTGACCAAGGCAGCGGCAACACCGTCACCATTCCGTTCGGTGCAACCGACGCGCGCTATCTGCGGGTTACGGTTACCGGCAATACCGGCTGGCCCGCGGCGCAAGCCTCGGAGCTGGAAATATACGGCAGCGATAGCAGTGGCAGCTCCAGTAGCAGTTCAAGCAGCAGTTCCGGCGGTAGTTCATCGAGTAGCAGTAGCGGCGGCAGCAGTGGCGGTACTCCAAGCACTTATCCCGCGATCGATGCGAGTGCCAGTGCCAGCAGTGCGGTCGGCCACCTTCCGCCATCGAATATGACCGATGGCAATAGCAGCAGTTACTGGGAAAGCGGTGTGGGCTTTCCGCAGACGGCCACCTTTGATCTCGGCAACCAGTACACGGTAGATCAAGTGACCATGAAGCTGCCACCGGATTTTGCCTGGCAGGCGCGTACCCAGACCATTACCATCACCGGTAGTGACAATGGCTCGGACTTCTTCCCGGTAGCGGCAACGCAGGGATACAGCTTTGACCCGGCGAGTGGCAATAGCACCTTTGCCAGCTTTGCCGAAACCGCACTGCGATTTATTCGTCTAGAAGTATCCGGCAATACCGGCTGGAATGCGGGACAGTTTTCGGAAGTGGAAATCCACGGCTACCCGGATCCGTTACCACCCACGGTACCGCAAAACCTTTCCATATCTGGCGGCACCAGCACGACATTGTTCCTGAGCTGGGATGCAGCGGCACTGGCCGACGGCTATGAGATCCTGCGCGATGGCCAGGTGATCAACAACACCGCGGATACCTCTTTCGCGGACAGCGGTCTCACCCCATCCACCAGTTATCAGTACGCGGTGCGTGCCTACAATCAGTTCGGCACCTCCGGTGATAGCAACAGCGTCACCGGTACCACTCAGCAACAAGGCACCAACCCGGATCCCACCGTGCGCGGTGCCGATATGCCCTATTCCATCTATCAGGCGGAAAACGGCGTAACCGGTGGTGGCGCCCAGGTACTCACGCCCAATCGTATTATCGGCGACCTCGCCGGCGAGGCTTCCGGTCGCAGTGCGGTAACCCTGAATAACACCGGTGCCTATGTGGAATTCACCACCCAGGAAGACACTAATACCCTGGTTACGCGTTTTTCCATACCCGATGCCGCGGGCGGCGGCGGTATTTCCTCAAGCCTGAATGTCTATGTAAACGGTCAGTTTGAAAAAGCGCTGTCACTGACCTCCAAGCACTCGTGGCTGTACGGCAACGAGGCCTCGCCCCAGGACAATCCCGGCGCGGGCGCACCACGGCATATTTACGACGAAGCCAATCTGATGTTTGACCGGGTCATTCCCGCGGGCAGTGTGATTCGCCTGCAGAAAGACGCGGGCAATAACAGCCAGTACGCCATCGACTTTATCAGCCTGGAAAATGCGGCACCGATTCCAAACCCGAACCCGGGGACCTTCGTGGTACCGAACGGCTTCACGCATCAGGCGGTGCAGCAAGCGATTACCGATGCCGCCAGTAGCGGTGCGGAAGGCGTCTATCTGCCGGCGGGTAACTACGAGACCAACTACAAGTTTCAGGTAACCCAGGCGCCGCTGAAAATTGTCGGCGCCGGCCCCTGGTACACCCGTTTCTATACACCAAGCTCACAGACCAACACGGATGCGGGCTTCGCAGTAGCCCAGGCAGCCAACGGTTCCACCTTTGCCAACTTTGCGTTCTTCGGCAACTACGTCGGCCGCATTGACGGTCCCGGCAAGGTGTTCGACTTCAACGGCGTGCGCAATATGACGCTGGACAATTTGTGGGTGGAACACCAGGTGTGCATGTTCTGGGGCGCCAGTGTGCACGATACGGTGATCAAGAACGTGCGTATCCGTAACACCTTTGCCGACGGGGTGAATTTCACCAACGGCTCCAGCGGCAACCATGTGTTCAACAGCGAAGCCCGCTCCACTGGCGACGACAGCTTTGCGTTGTTCGCGGCGACGGATAACGGTGGCGGTATCGTGCAGAACAACCTGTATGAAAACCTCACCGCCATGACTCCCTGGCGCGCCGCTGGGCTCGCCAGCTACGGTGGCCAGGGCAACAGTTTCCGCAACATCCAGGTGGAAGATACCCTGACCTACAGTGGCGTCACCATCAGTTCACTGAACTTCGGCTATGCATTTACCGGCTTCCAGTACACGCCCACCACCAACTTTGAGGGCATCACCATACTGCGCTCCGGCGGGCACTTCTGGGGGGACCAGGTATTCCCGGCCATGTGGTTGTTCTCGGCCTCCAGCACCTTCCGCGGCATCCGCATTTCGGATCTGGAAATTGTCGACCCCACGTATCACGGCATCATGTTCCAGACCAAATACTCCGGCAGCCAGCACGAGAATGTGTTCGAGGATACGGTGTTCACCAATGTCACCATTTCCGGTGCCAAGGTCGATCCGCAATACCCGAACCGCTCCGGCTTCGCTATCTGGTCCAACCCAATGCCGGAAGCTGGCCAGGGCCCCGCGGTGGGCAATGTGGAATTCAACAACCTGACCCTGTTCAACAATGTGGTGAACATCAAGGATGAATCGCCAGATTTCCATATCACCATCAATGGATTAAATGGATCCAGTTCCAGCTCGAGTTCCAGTAGCAGCTCCGGAGGTAGTTCCGGTACAGGCAGCAGCTCCAGTAGTTCGAGCAGTTCCAGCGGCGCGGGCTCCAGTTCTTCCAGCTCAAGTTCCAGTTCAAGCTCCTCTGGTTCCGGTTCTGGCTCCGGCAGTGGCGGCAGCTCTGGTTCGCCTCACCCTGAACCCGATGGTAGCCACGGCGCAGCCATGCCCTACCACCGTTACGACACCGATGCCGCAAGCACTGGCGGCGGCGCCGTCGTGCGCAGTGCGCCTACCTTCGACCAGAGTCAGATTGCCTCCGAGGCCAGTGCACAAAGCTATATCGCCCTGCCCGCCAGTGGCAGCTACGCCCAGTGGACGGTGCGCAACGGTGAGGGCGGTGCCGGTGTGACCATGCGCTTTACCATGCCGGATTCTGGCGATGGTATGGGTCTGAACGGTTCGCTGGATGTCTACGTCAACGGCCAGTATGCCAAGTCCATTGATCTCACTTCTTACTTCGCCTGGCAATATTTCTCCGGCGATCACCCCAACGATGCCCCGGGCGGCGGTCGCCCGCTGTTCCGCTTTGACGAGGTGCACTGGAAGCTGGATTCCCCACTGCAGGCGGGCGATGTAATCCGCATTCAGAAAGGCCCCGATGCCATCGAGTACGGTGTGGATTTCATCGAGATCGAGGATGTGCCTGCGGCCATTGCACGTCCGGCCAATGCGGTGGCGGTCACCGACTTTGGCGCTGTCGCCAATGACGGTATCGACGACCTTGCCGCGTTTGAAAGCGCAGTGGACCAGGCGGTAGCCACCGGCCAGAGTCTGTATATCCCGGCGGGCACCTTCCACCTGAACGATATGTGGCGGGTGGGTAGTACCGACAACATGATCCAGGACCTGACGGTGCTCGGCGCTGGTATCTGGCACACCAACATCCAGTTCACCAATGCCAATTCCGCCAGTGGTGGTATTTCACTGCGCATACTGGGCCAGCTTGATTTCAGTCATGTATATCTGAATTCCAACCTGCGCTCGCGCTACAGCCAGAATGCGATTTACAAAGCGTTTATGGATAACTTCGGCAATGATTCCTATATCCACAATGTGTGGGTTGAGCATTTCGAAGCGGGATTCTGGGTAGGCGACTATGCACACAACCCGGCGATTCACGCGGAGAACCTGCTGATCGAGCACAGCCGTATCCGCAACAACCTGGCAGACGGGGTCAACTTCGCCCAGGGCACCAGCAACAGCACCGTGCGCAACTGCAACCTGCGCAACAATGGTGACGATGCCCTGGCGGTATGGACTAGCAACTACAATGCCGCGCCTCCCGGGGTAAACAACCTGTTCACCCACAACACCATTGAAAACAACTGGCGCGCGGCGGCCGTGGCTTTCTTTGGTGGCAGCGGACACAAGGCCAGCCACAACTTGATCGTGGATACCGTAGGCGGTTCCGGCTTCCGTATGAACACCGTATTCCCCGGCTATCACTTCCAGAACAACACCGGGGTGGAGTTTACCGATAGCACCATCATCCGCAGCGGCACCAGCCAGGATCTGTACAACGGCGAGCGCGGCGCGATCGACCTGGAAGCCTCCAGTAATTCGATCCGCAACGTCACCGTTTCCCGCGTGGCCATCTACGATACCCAGCGCAGTGCCATCCAGGTGGGTTACGGCGGCGGATTCCAGAATGTGGTGTTCAACGATATCGTCATCGACGGCACCGGCCTCGACGGTGTAACCACCTCGCGGTTCTCTTCGCCACACCCGGGAGCGGCGTTCTTCTCCTATACCGGTAACGGCACCGTCAATATCAACAACTGGACCACCAGCGATGTGGCCCATCCGGATACGATTTTTATCCAGCCCGGGTTTAATCTGTTGATTCAGTAA
- a CDS encoding glycoside hydrolase family 97 protein: MNNFPLSSLLAAGIAMALSAGATADGISKTNLASPSGKIAVDFYLTDKGQPAYRASFSGKPVIGESLLGLDFKSASDMLDDFSIVDVKTRSADSTWEQPWGEEHYIRDHFNEAVIALEEKGPATRKLNLIFRAYDDGLAFRYQVPQQQGLDKVEIMQEATEFNLLGNHSSWWTPALAGEKYEYLTENTPLDQVKLVHTPFTMKDKSGLAIAIHEAALKDYATMNLSGNGTGLKAALVPIHKDNPVKVETSTPFASPWRTVQIAEKETDLITSYLTLNLNEPNQLGDVSWLKPGKYVGIWWELHLEKGTWNQGPKHAATTENTKKYIDFAAANGFDGVLVEGWNWGWDGEWFNHGGAAFNFTKPYPDYDVDTLSKYAADKGVYIIGHHETGAETDNYERQLEDAYDFLQKHGMKAVKTGYVESGELLTNGNYHHGQKFVQHAEKVTKVAAAHKVMVVAHETVKDTGERRTYPNLISREVARGQEYDAWAKDGGNPPDHTTIIPFTRLLAGPMDFTPGTFDISLPSRPDNQVNTTLAKQLALYVVIYSPVQMASDLPENYAKYPDAFQFIKDVATDWETTKVLSGEIGEHIAIARQQRDSENWFVGAITDEKARDVAVNLDFLNKDLSYTATIYRDGDKADYRRNPEDYVIETRKVKAGDKVRAQLAAGGGMAISLLADPH; encoded by the coding sequence ATGAACAATTTTCCTTTGTCCTCTCTATTAGCAGCCGGCATCGCCATGGCCCTGAGCGCCGGCGCCACCGCTGACGGGATATCCAAAACAAACCTGGCGTCGCCCTCGGGAAAGATCGCTGTGGATTTCTACCTGACCGATAAGGGGCAACCGGCCTATCGCGCCAGCTTTTCCGGAAAGCCGGTGATTGGAGAGTCGCTGCTCGGACTGGATTTCAAGTCCGCCAGTGACATGCTGGATGACTTTTCCATCGTCGACGTAAAAACCCGCAGTGCCGACAGCACTTGGGAACAGCCCTGGGGTGAGGAGCATTATATTCGCGACCACTTCAACGAAGCTGTGATCGCGCTGGAAGAAAAAGGCCCCGCTACCCGCAAGCTCAACCTGATTTTCCGCGCCTACGATGACGGTCTCGCCTTCCGCTATCAGGTCCCCCAGCAGCAAGGTCTGGACAAAGTGGAAATCATGCAGGAGGCCACCGAGTTCAACCTGCTGGGTAACCACTCCAGCTGGTGGACCCCCGCGCTGGCGGGGGAAAAGTACGAATACCTGACCGAGAATACGCCGCTGGACCAGGTAAAACTGGTACATACACCGTTTACCATGAAAGATAAATCCGGCCTCGCCATCGCCATTCACGAAGCGGCGCTGAAAGATTACGCCACCATGAATCTTTCCGGCAATGGCACTGGCCTCAAGGCCGCACTGGTACCCATTCATAAAGACAACCCGGTCAAGGTGGAAACCAGTACGCCATTTGCCAGTCCCTGGCGCACGGTGCAGATTGCCGAGAAAGAAACGGATCTGATTACCTCCTACCTTACCCTGAATCTGAACGAGCCCAATCAACTGGGTGACGTTTCCTGGCTAAAGCCCGGCAAATACGTCGGCATCTGGTGGGAGTTACACCTGGAAAAAGGCACCTGGAACCAGGGCCCGAAACACGCAGCCACTACCGAAAACACCAAAAAGTATATCGATTTCGCCGCCGCCAATGGCTTCGACGGTGTGCTGGTAGAAGGCTGGAACTGGGGCTGGGACGGCGAGTGGTTCAACCATGGCGGAGCCGCGTTCAACTTCACCAAGCCCTATCCGGATTACGATGTGGATACGTTGAGTAAGTACGCCGCAGACAAGGGTGTGTACATTATCGGCCACCACGAAACCGGTGCGGAAACCGACAACTACGAGCGCCAGCTGGAAGACGCCTACGATTTCCTGCAGAAACACGGCATGAAAGCGGTAAAAACCGGCTATGTGGAGAGCGGCGAACTGCTCACTAATGGCAATTACCACCACGGACAGAAGTTTGTGCAGCACGCGGAGAAGGTCACCAAAGTGGCTGCCGCGCATAAGGTCATGGTCGTCGCCCATGAAACCGTGAAAGATACCGGCGAGCGCCGGACCTACCCCAACCTGATTTCGCGGGAAGTCGCGCGGGGCCAGGAATACGATGCCTGGGCCAAGGACGGGGGCAACCCGCCGGACCACACCACTATCATTCCTTTTACCCGCCTGTTGGCCGGCCCCATGGATTTTACCCCAGGCACTTTCGATATCTCGCTACCGAGCCGGCCGGATAATCAGGTCAATACCACCCTCGCAAAACAGCTGGCGCTCTATGTGGTGATCTACTCACCGGTACAGATGGCCTCGGATCTGCCGGAAAACTATGCGAAATACCCGGATGCTTTTCAATTTATCAAAGACGTGGCGACGGACTGGGAAACCACAAAAGTGTTGTCCGGTGAAATCGGCGAGCATATCGCCATCGCGCGCCAGCAACGGGATAGTGAAAACTGGTTTGTCGGTGCGATTACCGATGAGAAGGCCCGCGACGTTGCGGTAAATCTGGATTTTCTCAACAAGGACCTGAGTTACACCGCTACCATTTATCGCGATGGTGACAAGGCAGATTATCGCCGCAACCCCGAAGACTATGTTATCGAAACCCGCAAGGTGAAAGCCGGCGATAAGGTTCGCGCTCAATTGGCCGCCGGCGGCGGTATGGCGATCAGTCTGCTGGCGGACCCACACTAA
- a CDS encoding LacI family DNA-binding transcriptional regulator, protein MTGIIEIAKAANVSPSTVSRVIHNPELVSEEKRNQVLEVINRTGYTPSNLGAGLRKAKTNNLVAIIPDVTSAFNYPVIRAIESIALENGYSLLLGDTQELESRERSFAAMARSRQADGILLFCANLPFDIDPDTPLSEQLPPLVNACEAIDLPGLPKVNIDNVAAAEEAVNYLISLGHKRIAAITGHVKSPSTQDRLKGYRYALRGAGIQVDDALIEAGNYGLKDAEQATRKLMSQPNRPTAIFNFSDEMAMSCLATLHDMGLRIPEDISVMGFDDISYAEYCYPALTTVAQPMTEIGIECMELLLPQLNGKKMEACNKILPHRLMIRKSTGPAPAG, encoded by the coding sequence ATGACAGGTATCATTGAGATCGCCAAAGCGGCGAACGTGTCCCCGTCCACGGTATCCCGGGTGATTCACAACCCGGAGCTGGTCAGCGAAGAGAAGCGCAATCAGGTGCTCGAAGTCATCAACCGCACCGGTTACACCCCCAGCAATCTCGGCGCCGGGCTGCGCAAGGCCAAGACCAATAATCTGGTAGCCATCATTCCCGACGTCACCAGCGCCTTCAATTATCCGGTGATCCGCGCCATCGAGAGTATCGCGCTGGAGAACGGCTATTCCCTGCTGCTCGGCGACACCCAGGAACTGGAAAGCCGCGAGCGCTCCTTCGCCGCCATGGCCCGCTCGCGCCAGGCCGACGGGATACTGCTGTTCTGCGCCAACCTGCCGTTTGATATCGATCCGGATACCCCACTCAGCGAGCAACTGCCACCGCTGGTGAACGCCTGCGAGGCCATTGACCTGCCTGGCCTGCCCAAGGTGAACATCGACAATGTGGCGGCCGCGGAAGAAGCGGTAAATTATCTGATTTCCCTCGGCCATAAACGCATTGCCGCCATCACCGGCCATGTGAAATCCCCCAGCACCCAGGATCGCCTCAAAGGCTACCGCTACGCCCTGCGCGGTGCGGGTATCCAGGTGGATGATGCGTTGATCGAGGCGGGAAATTACGGACTGAAAGATGCGGAGCAGGCGACGCGCAAACTGATGTCGCAGCCAAACCGGCCCACAGCGATTTTCAATTTCAGCGATGAAATGGCCATGAGCTGCCTGGCCACCCTGCACGATATGGGACTGCGGATTCCCGAGGATATATCGGTAATGGGCTTCGACGATATTTCCTATGCGGAGTACTGCTACCCCGCACTTACCACCGTAGCCCAGCCGATGACGGAAATCGGTATCGAATGTATGGAGCTGTTACTGCCGCAGTTGAATGGCAAAAAAATGGAAGCCTGTAACAAGATACTGCCGCACCGGCTGATGATCCGCAAAAGCACCGGACCAGCACCGGCCGGCTGA
- a CDS encoding tryptophan halogenase family protein: MGRPNNRIVIAGGGTAGWMTAAALSQHFGSQAEITLVESSKIGSIGVGEATIPTIRNFYRSLGMQDLDVIRATQATCKLGIQFNNWHKPGSSFIHPFGTYGQNIQTSGQSIDFHQLWLQQHRQGKAAPLGEYSLGVTLAEAEKFTFPSPNPPSSLWVYDWALHFDAALFAQLMKDHATSKGVRAVDAVIHRVSQHEDGRIKALHLENGSEIEGDLFIDCSGFRALLIEETLGVPYENWQYWLLCDSAVAVQSERVEAPKPYTRVNAETAGWQWRIPLQQRDGNGHVYASEYLNDERAEQILRDNIPGQLTADPRRIRFTPGRRVRTWEKNCIAIGLAAGFLEPLESTSIALIETAIEKIKTLVTHFDIQPSMVNEFNQTTALEYLRVRDFLILHYKATARDDSDFWRYCRNMSIPDTLQHKLDLFLASGHIVNYRWEMFHQPSWLAIFSGFDLLPKHYDLRLNQIPEAQRQSYLEGLRTSLRNAVAGAPDHYQFIREHGAVAKPDEEAA; the protein is encoded by the coding sequence ATGGGCAGGCCAAACAATCGAATTGTGATTGCCGGGGGCGGCACTGCAGGCTGGATGACAGCGGCAGCGCTGTCGCAGCATTTTGGCTCTCAGGCGGAAATAACCCTGGTGGAATCCTCGAAGATCGGCAGCATTGGTGTCGGCGAGGCAACCATCCCCACAATCCGCAATTTCTATCGCAGCCTGGGAATGCAGGATCTGGATGTCATCCGGGCAACGCAGGCAACCTGCAAGCTGGGTATTCAGTTCAATAACTGGCACAAGCCCGGATCTTCCTTTATTCACCCCTTCGGCACCTACGGACAAAATATTCAGACCTCTGGTCAATCCATCGATTTCCATCAACTCTGGCTGCAGCAACATCGCCAAGGAAAGGCCGCGCCACTGGGAGAATACTCCCTGGGCGTAACGCTCGCCGAAGCGGAAAAATTTACCTTTCCGTCCCCCAATCCGCCGTCGTCGCTTTGGGTTTATGACTGGGCACTGCATTTTGACGCAGCGCTGTTTGCTCAGTTAATGAAGGACCACGCCACCAGCAAGGGTGTCCGTGCAGTAGATGCGGTTATCCATCGGGTATCCCAGCATGAAGACGGCCGGATCAAAGCTCTGCACCTGGAAAATGGTAGTGAGATCGAGGGTGACCTGTTTATCGATTGCTCCGGATTTCGTGCGCTGCTCATCGAGGAAACCCTGGGCGTACCGTACGAAAACTGGCAATACTGGCTGCTGTGCGATTCCGCAGTGGCCGTGCAGAGTGAGAGGGTCGAGGCGCCTAAGCCCTACACTCGTGTAAACGCCGAGACTGCCGGGTGGCAATGGCGGATTCCGCTGCAACAGCGGGACGGCAACGGGCATGTGTACGCCAGCGAATATCTGAACGACGAACGTGCAGAGCAGATTCTTCGCGACAATATTCCCGGACAACTGACAGCAGATCCGCGGCGTATACGGTTTACCCCCGGGCGACGGGTACGCACCTGGGAGAAGAACTGTATTGCCATCGGACTGGCGGCGGGTTTTCTTGAGCCCCTGGAAAGCACCAGTATCGCACTGATCGAAACAGCCATCGAAAAAATCAAAACCCTGGTTACCCATTTTGATATACAACCTTCGATGGTCAATGAATTTAATCAAACTACGGCACTCGAGTATCTTCGGGTTCGGGATTTCCTGATTCTGCACTACAAAGCCACGGCACGAGATGACAGCGATTTCTGGCGTTACTGCCGCAATATGTCCATCCCCGACACACTCCAGCACAAGCTGGATCTTTTTCTCGCCAGCGGGCATATCGTCAATTACCGCTGGGAGATGTTCCACCAGCCAAGCTGGCTGGCCATATTTTCTGGCTTCGACCTGCTACCCAAACACTACGACCTGCGCCTAAACCAGATTCCGGAAGCACAACGGCAGAGTTACCTTGAGGGCCTGCGCACTAGCTTGCGCAACGCGGTGGCGGGCGCACCGGATCACTACCAGTTTATTCGCGAGCACGGCGCTGTCGCAAAACCCGATGAGGAAGCCGCATGA
- a CDS encoding tryptophan halogenase family protein: protein MNSLKKITIVGGGTAGWIAAAVLCNQFSPEELAVELVESEAIGTIGVGESTIPPFLELLHSLNIDEKDFIQKTQASFKLGIEFSDWKQRGESYFHPFGSISANMDEYVFYQNWLKSCSKGDGFALQDFSACSVMAKHQKFFLPQGASKTPVSEARYALHLDANLVARYLREYSEQRGVKRTEGKVVRVHQKDCSHIRAVQLQDGREIAGDFFIDCSGFRGLLIEQTLQAGYEDWSHFLPCDRAIAIQTENVSAPPPYTRATAQPAGWSWKIPLQYRTGNGYVYASEYCSDDEAIDTLMAQLEGRPLTDPRVIPFQTGMRREIWKGNCLALGLASGFIEPLESTAIHLIARGMVHFMRHFPERDCQPVLAQEFNRRMAMDYEEIRDFIVLHYCLTQREDTAFWRWCKNMTLPDSLRQTLDYFQAQGGLPESLDPLFAPVSWRSVCEGMGLRPASYSPLINSFDYNTTRAHLLNYRQALEDFIQQLPDHQSFILKNCPSEKPMAA from the coding sequence ATGAATTCCCTGAAAAAAATTACCATCGTAGGCGGCGGCACCGCAGGCTGGATTGCTGCCGCGGTTTTGTGCAACCAGTTTTCCCCGGAAGAACTCGCGGTGGAGCTGGTGGAGTCGGAGGCGATCGGCACCATCGGCGTGGGCGAATCCACCATACCGCCGTTTCTCGAACTGCTGCACTCGTTGAATATCGACGAAAAAGACTTTATCCAGAAGACTCAGGCCAGTTTCAAGTTGGGCATCGAATTCTCCGACTGGAAGCAACGGGGGGAGTCCTACTTCCATCCCTTTGGCAGCATCAGCGCCAATATGGATGAATATGTGTTTTACCAGAACTGGCTGAAATCCTGCAGCAAGGGCGACGGCTTTGCCTTGCAGGATTTTTCCGCCTGTTCGGTGATGGCAAAGCACCAGAAATTCTTCCTGCCCCAGGGCGCAAGTAAAACACCGGTGTCCGAGGCGCGCTACGCACTGCATCTGGACGCCAACCTCGTTGCGCGCTATCTGCGCGAATACTCTGAGCAACGGGGAGTGAAGCGCACCGAAGGCAAAGTGGTTCGGGTGCATCAAAAGGACTGTAGCCATATTCGCGCAGTACAGCTGCAGGATGGACGTGAAATTGCCGGCGACTTCTTTATCGACTGCTCCGGCTTCCGCGGCCTGCTGATCGAACAGACGCTGCAGGCGGGTTACGAAGACTGGTCCCATTTCCTGCCCTGTGATCGCGCCATCGCCATACAGACAGAAAATGTCAGTGCGCCGCCGCCCTACACTCGCGCTACCGCACAGCCGGCGGGCTGGAGCTGGAAAATTCCTTTGCAATACCGCACCGGTAATGGATATGTCTACGCCAGCGAATACTGTTCTGACGATGAGGCCATCGATACCCTGATGGCACAACTGGAAGGACGGCCACTGACCGACCCACGGGTGATTCCGTTCCAAACCGGCATGCGGCGCGAGATATGGAAAGGCAACTGCCTCGCCCTGGGATTGGCGTCCGGATTTATCGAACCGCTGGAAAGCACGGCCATCCACCTGATTGCCCGTGGAATGGTGCATTTTATGCGCCACTTCCCGGAACGAGATTGCCAACCGGTACTGGCCCAGGAGTTCAATCGCCGCATGGCCATGGACTACGAGGAAATTCGTGATTTCATCGTACTGCATTACTGCCTGACACAGCGCGAAGATACCGCCTTCTGGCGCTGGTGCAAAAATATGACACTGCCGGATTCCCTGCGTCAGACCCTGGACTATTTTCAGGCTCAGGGCGGTCTTCCGGAATCGCTGGACCCGCTGTTTGCGCCGGTCAGCTGGCGCTCCGTGTGCGAAGGCATGGGCCTGCGTCCCGCATCTTATTCTCCATTGATCAACAGTTTCGACTACAACACCACCCGCGCGCACCTGCTCAATTACCGCCAGGCTCTGGAAGACTTTATCCAGCAACTCCCGGATCACCAGTCGTTTATCCTTAAAAACTGTCCCTCGGAGAAACCCATGGCGGCATAG